A portion of the Bacillus sp. es.034 genome contains these proteins:
- a CDS encoding LysR family transcriptional regulator, with product MELQQLHYFQTVARLEHMTKAAEELRIAQPSLSKTIARLEEDLGVPLFERQHRQIKLNRFGELFLNRVERIFMEIHEGKREIREAMNLEEHTIRMAVTIPRVLPDLVGSFLKENPHVRFQQFVHSMSKMKEQLKNGEVDYCISSIPLDIDEDIVWEPLMTEEIFLIVPPGHWLEDRDEIDLIEVKDEPFISMNTGYGLRNLTDEICLQAGFSPVISFEGDEPGVIGDLVRQGLGIAFIPAISWMNRRTPFPHKIRIKSPTCVRTIGLGWSKRRHFTRTAKEFHPFMINYFNHIGKKLNQL from the coding sequence ATGGAACTACAACAGCTCCACTACTTTCAGACCGTTGCCCGTCTGGAACATATGACCAAGGCCGCAGAGGAACTGAGGATCGCCCAGCCCTCACTCAGCAAGACGATCGCCCGATTGGAGGAGGATCTCGGCGTCCCCTTATTCGAACGACAGCACCGACAGATAAAACTGAACCGGTTTGGAGAACTGTTTCTTAACCGGGTAGAGCGGATATTCATGGAAATCCATGAAGGAAAAAGAGAGATCCGGGAGGCGATGAATCTCGAGGAACATACCATCCGTATGGCCGTCACGATCCCGAGGGTGCTTCCGGATCTGGTCGGGTCGTTTTTGAAAGAAAATCCCCACGTCCGATTTCAGCAATTCGTCCACTCGATGTCTAAAATGAAGGAGCAGCTAAAGAATGGTGAAGTCGATTACTGCATCTCCTCCATTCCCCTTGATATAGATGAAGATATCGTATGGGAGCCGTTGATGACAGAGGAAATCTTCCTCATCGTCCCTCCTGGCCACTGGTTGGAAGACAGGGATGAAATCGATTTGATCGAGGTGAAGGATGAACCATTCATCAGCATGAACACAGGCTACGGGCTCAGGAACCTGACAGATGAGATTTGTTTACAGGCGGGGTTCTCACCCGTGATTTCCTTCGAAGGAGATGAACCGGGCGTCATTGGGGATCTCGTCAGGCAAGGTCTCGGCATCGCATTCATCCCCGCCATCTCATGGATGAACCGCCGGACACCCTTCCCCCACAAAATCCGGATCAAAAGCCCAACCTGCGTGCGCACCATCGGACTCGGCTGGTCCAAACGAAGGCACTTCACCCGGACCGCCAAAGAATTCCATCCCTTCATGATCAACTACTTCAATCATATTGGAAAGAAACTGAACCAACTATAA
- the htpX gene encoding protease HtpX, whose product MGKRIFYFLLTNVLVLLTISIIFSVTGAGNYITASGGLDLGALLVFSAIIGFSGSFISLAMSRWMAKRMMGVQVLNPDGALSSEERAVVEKVHRLSRAAGLTHMPEVGIYHSPEVNAFATGPSKKRSLVAVSTGLLREMDDDAVEGVIAHEVAHVANGDMVTMTLLQGVVNTFVVFLARIAAWIASRFAREEMAPIVHFIAVIVFQIVFSILGSLVVFAYSRHREYHADRGGADLAGKDKMVHALQMLKVYSSRMKGEDDTAISTLKINGRRKSAMFSTHPDLDERISRLQAK is encoded by the coding sequence ATGGGGAAACGAATATTTTATTTCCTGTTAACGAACGTTTTAGTACTACTGACGATTAGTATCATTTTTTCCGTCACAGGAGCGGGGAATTACATCACAGCTTCAGGCGGATTAGATTTAGGGGCACTGCTCGTATTCAGTGCAATCATCGGTTTTTCCGGTTCATTCATTTCTTTAGCGATGTCACGCTGGATGGCAAAGAGGATGATGGGGGTCCAGGTATTGAATCCGGATGGCGCTTTATCATCTGAGGAACGTGCAGTGGTCGAGAAAGTCCACCGTTTATCAAGAGCGGCAGGGCTCACACACATGCCGGAAGTGGGAATCTATCACTCTCCCGAAGTGAATGCATTTGCAACAGGTCCTTCGAAGAAACGCTCACTGGTTGCCGTTTCGACTGGACTCCTTCGTGAAATGGATGATGATGCGGTTGAAGGTGTCATTGCCCATGAAGTGGCCCACGTAGCGAACGGGGATATGGTGACAATGACCCTGCTTCAAGGTGTGGTCAATACATTCGTTGTCTTCCTGGCACGGATCGCCGCATGGATTGCGTCCCGATTTGCAAGGGAAGAAATGGCACCGATCGTGCATTTCATTGCCGTGATCGTATTCCAGATCGTCTTCTCGATCTTGGGAAGTCTCGTTGTCTTCGCTTATTCACGCCATCGTGAGTATCATGCTGACAGAGGTGGGGCGGATCTTGCCGGTAAAGATAAGATGGTTCATGCCCTTCAAATGCTGAAAGTTTACTCAAGCCGCATGAAGGGGGAAGACGACACTGCGATTTCTACGTTGAAAATCAATGGACGACGTAAATCGGCGATGTTCTCGACTCACCCGGATTTGGATGAGCGGATCAGCCGTTTGCAGGCGAAATAA
- a CDS encoding DUF1836 domain-containing protein, which produces METFKLTRKNMADLLLSLNGTASRIPHRVIGEIWSDPIQESERPPIIQKILKPAKGDIGFSLKEIVSLGNLIEFTNFPQSTVQNWVKRDVRGLIGSPQLGKKYTTEQAAMLFIVEDLKATLDFESIRKILTLVFNNIEDRTDDIINPTDLYLAYSSIFDQIHHQSLPSIKTADGSVNEHIDGFIKDECRAMLATFEGIAEENLTKVLNVMIVSVLTVQAGFYQDVTKRYVMDALS; this is translated from the coding sequence ATGGAAACGTTTAAACTGACACGCAAGAATATGGCCGACCTGCTGCTCTCTCTGAACGGCACTGCCAGCAGGATTCCACATAGGGTCATTGGGGAAATTTGGTCGGACCCCATTCAAGAAAGCGAGCGTCCACCCATCATCCAAAAAATCCTTAAACCAGCCAAAGGCGACATCGGCTTTTCCCTCAAAGAGATCGTCTCCCTGGGAAACCTGATCGAATTCACCAATTTCCCCCAAAGCACCGTCCAGAACTGGGTGAAACGGGATGTAAGAGGGCTGATCGGTTCCCCACAACTCGGTAAAAAATACACCACCGAACAGGCTGCCATGTTATTCATCGTCGAAGACCTGAAAGCGACACTTGATTTCGAATCGATTCGTAAGATCCTGACTCTTGTTTTCAATAATATTGAGGACCGAACCGATGACATCATTAATCCCACGGATCTTTATCTTGCCTACTCATCCATTTTCGATCAGATCCACCACCAATCCCTCCCTTCCATCAAAACGGCGGATGGTTCAGTGAACGAGCATATTGATGGATTCATCAAGGATGAGTGCCGCGCAATGCTGGCAACGTTTGAAGGGATTGCGGAGGAAAACCTCACCAAAGTCCTTAACGTCATGATTGTATCCGTATTGACGGTCCAGGCCGGATTTTATCAGGATGTAACGAAGAGATATGTCATGGATGCCTTATCTTAA
- a CDS encoding YhgE/Pip domain-containing protein, translating into MKGFTLLLQDLKAMVSHKHRRIALGFLLLVPLIYSGLFLSGYWNPYGKLEQLPVAIVNEDEGGVMEDEPIEAGKDFVKELKKSEDLNFKFVSSTEAKEGLKEGTYYMVVTIPKDFSEKVSTLMDEHPEPAELLYKDNPGKNFVASQISSSATEKMKSKLSDTISKSYADGVFSKFEELGKGLTKASDGANKLHEGILDEKAGMNKVAGGIDSLGEGSLNLQAGSKKLSAGAGSFESGLHHLDSSSAQLAGGMKSLSQAGEKMNNGTEQLASHTKQLAGAENRLTQQQTEARKEAEELKNELQAYQESHPEVKNDPEFATIQSQAEKVSASTSELENEQVKIHQQSEQLAGGQSNLHAGFSQLADKLNHASNGASELASGTSTLSSGFADWNKGFTNLTAGIDRLTNGTDKLSSGVGALNEGLTNLEAGSGELSTKLTDAAKKTSAVHSTDELSSMFSDPVHLVKSNVSKVPNYGTGIAPYFLSLALYVGGIMAANILPLARRNDLRVNGTTHFINKLGLVFFIGAIQALIVDGVLLFGFHLEVVNISLFILSSVIVSFTFMTFIFMLITVFGFVGKFLAVTFLVLQLATCGGTFPRDLNTPILRIIGENLPMAHSLSSFQEVITLGDFTQLTHQLWILFAYLAVAGGIAWFTTHVQHLKATEAAE; encoded by the coding sequence ATGAAAGGATTCACATTATTATTACAAGATTTAAAAGCCATGGTCAGCCATAAGCATAGAAGGATCGCCCTCGGCTTTCTTCTTTTAGTTCCATTAATCTATTCGGGGTTATTCCTGTCAGGCTACTGGAATCCATATGGAAAGCTTGAGCAATTACCCGTTGCCATCGTCAATGAAGACGAGGGAGGCGTAATGGAGGATGAACCGATAGAGGCGGGGAAGGATTTTGTGAAGGAACTGAAAAAGTCAGAAGATCTGAATTTCAAGTTCGTTTCCTCTACTGAAGCCAAAGAAGGTCTTAAAGAAGGAACGTACTACATGGTCGTGACCATCCCTAAAGACTTCTCGGAAAAGGTAAGCACCTTGATGGATGAACATCCCGAGCCTGCCGAACTTCTGTATAAGGACAACCCTGGTAAAAACTTCGTCGCCTCTCAAATCAGTTCGAGTGCTACGGAAAAAATGAAGAGCAAGCTGTCTGATACCATTTCCAAATCCTATGCAGACGGAGTGTTTTCCAAGTTTGAGGAACTAGGGAAAGGATTAACAAAAGCGAGTGATGGAGCGAACAAACTGCATGAAGGAATTTTAGATGAGAAGGCGGGAATGAACAAGGTTGCAGGCGGAATCGACTCACTGGGTGAAGGTTCACTCAATCTTCAAGCTGGTAGTAAAAAATTATCGGCCGGCGCAGGTTCCTTTGAAAGTGGCCTTCATCATCTCGATTCAAGTTCAGCACAGCTTGCCGGCGGGATGAAAAGCCTGTCACAAGCAGGAGAGAAAATGAATAATGGCACCGAACAGCTTGCGAGTCACACGAAGCAGCTTGCAGGGGCAGAGAATAGGCTTACACAACAGCAAACGGAAGCGAGAAAAGAGGCAGAAGAGCTGAAAAATGAGCTTCAAGCCTATCAGGAATCACATCCCGAGGTGAAAAATGATCCGGAATTCGCAACGATTCAATCACAGGCGGAAAAAGTGTCAGCATCCACCTCGGAGCTTGAAAATGAACAAGTGAAAATTCATCAACAATCAGAGCAGCTTGCCGGTGGACAAAGTAATCTGCATGCAGGGTTTTCCCAATTGGCAGACAAACTGAATCATGCATCCAACGGAGCTTCTGAATTAGCGTCCGGTACATCCACGCTTTCTTCCGGATTTGCCGATTGGAACAAGGGCTTCACCAACCTGACTGCAGGAATCGACCGTTTAACCAATGGAACTGACAAGCTTTCTTCAGGAGTCGGTGCTTTGAATGAAGGATTGACAAACCTGGAAGCGGGATCAGGAGAGTTATCAACGAAACTCACCGATGCTGCAAAAAAAACGTCAGCCGTTCATTCGACGGATGAGTTATCGTCCATGTTCTCGGATCCTGTCCATCTTGTGAAATCCAATGTGTCAAAGGTTCCGAACTACGGAACAGGGATTGCTCCCTATTTCTTGTCGTTGGCGTTATACGTCGGAGGAATCATGGCAGCAAATATCCTGCCACTTGCTAGACGCAATGATCTTCGGGTAAATGGAACGACCCATTTCATCAATAAGTTGGGATTGGTGTTTTTCATCGGGGCCATTCAGGCACTGATTGTCGACGGGGTCCTTTTGTTTGGATTCCATTTAGAGGTCGTGAATATATCACTGTTTATCCTATCTAGTGTCATCGTTTCCTTTACGTTCATGACGTTTATCTTCATGCTGATCACCGTGTTCGGTTTCGTCGGGAAGTTTCTTGCCGTCACCTTCCTTGTCCTGCAGCTGGCGACTTGCGGAGGGACATTCCCAAGAGACTTGAATACACCGATTTTGCGCATCATTGGGGAGAACTTACCGATGGCGCATTCATTAAGCAGCTTCCAGGAAGTCATCACCCTAGGGGACTTCACTCAGCTGACACACCAGCTTTGGATCCTGTTTGCCTATTTGGCCGTGGCCGGGGGAATCGCCTGGTTCACTACCCATGTGCAGCACTTGAAAGCCACTGAAGCAGCGGAATGA